In Desulfatiglans sp., one DNA window encodes the following:
- the gmk gene encoding guanylate kinase, with translation MKGRIFVISGPSGAGKSTLIRGVRERIVDIGYSVSHTTRAPRAGEKDGKDYFFVDKDKFREMINSNAFVEWALVYDDYYGTSYSTLSDKLNAGQDIILDIDIQGAKNIKEKIDDSTLIFILPPSRELLEQRLRERATDSAEALTKRIALASKELSNCRWYDYLIVNDDLEIATKALEAVILADRCSKTRILSDVEARLHL, from the coding sequence ATGAAAGGCAGGATATTTGTCATATCAGGCCCTTCAGGCGCCGGTAAATCTACCCTGATCAGGGGTGTGAGGGAGAGGATCGTTGACATTGGCTACTCTGTCTCCCACACTACCAGAGCGCCCCGTGCAGGTGAAAAGGATGGCAAAGACTATTTTTTTGTCGATAAAGATAAGTTCAGGGAGATGATCAATAGTAATGCCTTTGTAGAGTGGGCTTTGGTTTACGATGATTATTACGGGACATCCTATAGCACACTTTCCGACAAACTGAACGCGGGTCAGGATATCATCCTTGATATTGACATACAGGGGGCGAAAAATATTAAAGAGAAGATTGATGATTCTACCCTGATATTCATCCTGCCCCCTTCAAGGGAGCTACTTGAGCAGCGTTTAAGGGAAAGGGCAACTGACAGCGCAGAGGCCCTTACAAAAAGGATAGCCCTTGCCTCTAAAGAGCTATCAAATTGTCGCTGGTATGATTACCTGATTGTTAACGATGACCTTGAAATAGCCACAAAGGCGCTTGAGGCTGTAATACTGGCAGACAGGTGTTCAAAGACCCGGATACTGTCAGACGTTGAAGCGAGATTACATTTATAA
- the rlmB gene encoding 23S rRNA (guanosine(2251)-2'-O)-methyltransferase RlmB, translated as MQKNNQIQFIPGIHSVKEAILNNRNSIAEIWVDQEKTSQRIKELIALAEKHNIPVFEKDNATLNMVLPNTNHQGITALTEGFNYTELTDLINSSSSLKGKRLFLAIDHITDEGNLGAIIRTAAFFGVNGVIIPKDRSAKVSGAVMKRSSGGYNHVPVSLVVNLGRAIEQLDEAGFWIIGTSGDGKETIYDFKFNGDILLILGNEEKGISPVIFKRCHQTLNIPSSGKIHALNVSVAAGVVISEIMRQKQNAI; from the coding sequence ATGCAAAAAAATAATCAGATCCAGTTTATCCCTGGGATTCACAGTGTTAAAGAGGCCATCTTAAACAATAGAAACAGCATTGCTGAGATATGGGTGGATCAGGAAAAAACATCCCAGAGGATCAAAGAGCTCATAGCGCTTGCGGAGAAGCACAATATACCTGTGTTTGAAAAGGATAATGCAACCCTTAATATGGTGCTGCCCAATACAAATCATCAGGGGATAACGGCGCTTACTGAGGGTTTTAATTATACCGAGTTAACAGACCTGATAAATTCATCCAGCAGTTTAAAGGGAAAAAGACTCTTTCTTGCGATAGACCACATCACTGATGAAGGCAACCTTGGCGCAATCATCAGGACAGCCGCCTTTTTCGGCGTGAACGGTGTCATCATACCAAAGGATCGTTCAGCAAAAGTGTCAGGGGCAGTAATGAAACGCTCTTCAGGCGGTTATAATCATGTGCCTGTCTCGCTTGTGGTAAACCTTGGCAGGGCAATAGAGCAGCTTGATGAAGCGGGATTCTGGATCATAGGCACATCAGGCGATGGTAAAGAGACCATTTATGATTTTAAATTTAATGGAGATATTCTTCTTATTCTAGGTAACGAAGAAAAGGGGATCAGCCCGGTGATATTTAAACGCTGCCACCAGACACTCAACATCCCATCAAGCGGAAAGATCCATGCTCTGAATGTATCTGTGGCAGCAGGTGTGGTCATTTCAGAGATAATGAGACAAAAGCAAAATGCCATATAA
- the pspF gene encoding phage shock protein operon transcriptional activator, whose protein sequence is MVLARQRVAGKPPVKTNEALGQSEKFLEFQELLARVAPINRPVLLLGERGTGKELAASRLHYLSKRWQGPFIALNCSALNPTLIESELFGYEKGAFTGANQRRSGRFEAADGGTLFLDEIGTIPMEVQEKILRVVEYGQFERVGDSAAIEVDVRIIAATNADLIRMVSQGKFKRDLLDRLSFEVLFLPPLRERKEDIMLLANHFASRMAYELEREGIPRFSLEAIKALENYDWPGNVRELKNLVERAVYRSSSTVISDINFDPFLSPYVDDGDYDAEEKREEPVSKSPALDLFSDKTLPEAINDLQIQLINNALVSAKHNQKIAAKKLGITYHQFRGLYRKLHGSID, encoded by the coding sequence ATGGTACTTGCCAGACAGAGGGTAGCCGGAAAACCACCCGTAAAAACCAATGAGGCGCTTGGTCAATCTGAAAAATTCCTTGAGTTCCAGGAGCTGCTCGCCAGGGTGGCACCCATTAACAGGCCTGTCCTGCTTCTTGGGGAAAGGGGCACTGGGAAGGAGCTTGCTGCATCAAGATTGCACTATCTTTCAAAACGATGGCAGGGGCCTTTTATAGCCCTGAACTGCTCAGCCCTGAACCCTACACTTATTGAGTCTGAGCTGTTCGGTTATGAAAAGGGTGCATTTACAGGCGCAAACCAGCGCAGGTCAGGCAGGTTTGAGGCGGCTGATGGGGGAACACTGTTTTTAGACGAGATAGGAACCATCCCCATGGAGGTACAGGAGAAAATACTCAGGGTTGTGGAATACGGACAGTTTGAAAGGGTCGGAGATTCGGCAGCCATTGAGGTTGATGTAAGGATCATAGCCGCTACAAACGCAGACCTCATACGCATGGTATCACAGGGGAAATTCAAGAGGGATCTTCTGGACAGGCTCTCATTTGAGGTGCTCTTCCTTCCTCCTTTAAGAGAGAGAAAGGAGGACATCATGCTTCTTGCAAATCACTTTGCATCCAGGATGGCCTATGAGCTTGAAAGAGAGGGTATCCCCAGATTCAGCCTGGAGGCGATAAAGGCACTGGAAAATTATGACTGGCCCGGAAACGTGAGGGAGCTTAAAAACCTTGTTGAAAGGGCCGTGTACAGGTCCAGTTCGACAGTGATCTCAGACATTAATTTTGACCCCTTTTTATCACCATATGTTGATGATGGGGATTATGATGCTGAAGAAAAGAGGGAAGAACCTGTCAGTAAGTCTCCTGCATTAGATCTGTTTTCCGATAAGACCCTTCCTGAAGCGATTAATGATCTTCAGATACAACTGATAAACAATGCCCTTGTATCAGCAAAACATAATCAGAAGATTGCTGCCAAGAAGCTGGGCATCACATACCACCAGTTCAGGGGGCTTTACCGGAAACTGCATGGGAGCATAGACTGA
- a CDS encoding DUF370 domain-containing protein codes for MTQKLVNVGFGNSIVSRRVVAIISPNAAPIKRLRDEAKEDRRLIDATQGRKTRSVIITDSNHVILSAIQSETIAQRFSPDLILSKDELEPEEEI; via the coding sequence ATGACTCAGAAACTGGTCAATGTGGGTTTTGGCAATTCAATTGTCTCAAGGAGGGTCGTGGCCATCATATCACCAAATGCTGCGCCAATAAAAAGGTTGAGGGATGAGGCCAAGGAAGATAGAAGGCTCATTGACGCAACCCAGGGAAGAAAGACAAGGTCTGTTATAATAACCGACAGCAATCATGTAATACTATCTGCTATCCAGTCTGAGACCATTGCACAGAGATTCAGCCCTGACCTGATCCTTAGCAAGGATGAACTGGAGCCGGAAGAGGAGATATGA
- the pspA gene encoding phage shock protein PspA yields the protein MGIFTRFRDIVNSNINAMLDKAEDPEKLIKLMIREMEDTLVELKASCAGVMAGSKKIERNISEVKGRVDYWAEKAPLAVSKGRDDLAREALIQKKKYAERVAALEAELKEHEALIDEYQNDIRQLEDKLASAREKQRMLVQRHIHATRKRKAQEDIRRVESSDAIFRFDDLENRIERIESEADLVNYGKSSALETEFEELGLDDEIEKELSALKNSKAQKEV from the coding sequence ATGGGAATTTTTACAAGATTCAGGGATATTGTGAACTCTAACATTAATGCGATGCTTGATAAGGCAGAAGACCCGGAGAAACTTATAAAACTGATGATACGTGAAATGGAAGACACACTGGTGGAGCTCAAGGCCTCTTGTGCCGGTGTTATGGCTGGCAGTAAAAAGATTGAAAGGAATATATCAGAGGTAAAGGGCCGAGTGGATTACTGGGCAGAAAAGGCTCCCCTTGCGGTAAGCAAAGGACGTGATGATCTGGCAAGAGAGGCGCTCATCCAGAAAAAGAAGTATGCTGAAAGGGTTGCTGCACTTGAGGCTGAACTAAAGGAGCATGAGGCACTTATTGATGAATACCAGAATGATATACGCCAGCTTGAGGATAAGCTTGCTTCTGCCAGGGAAAAGCAGCGTATGCTTGTTCAGAGGCACATACATGCGACCAGGAAGAGAAAGGCACAGGAAGATATCAGACGGGTAGAATCCAGTGATGCAATCTTTCGCTTTGATGACCTTGAAAACAGGATAGAGCGTATAGAATCAGAGGCAGACCTTGTAAACTATGGAAAGAGCAGCGCCCTTGAGACGGAATTTGAAGAGCTTGGCCTTGATGATGAGATTGAAAAGGAGCTGAGTGCGCTTAAGAATTCAAAGGCACAGAAGGAAGTATAG
- a CDS encoding TrkH family potassium uptake protein, with amino-acid sequence MNPNSVLRFTGILIIFLGASMCLPLGVSLLDGDGSSHALAWSMFITVGSGILMLLSTKKNRVVHLSHRDGVAIVTFGWLAAGLFGALPFVISGAIPDFSSACFESVSGFTTTGATVLQNIEGVSPGIILWRSLTQWIGGMGIIVLSIAILPFLGVGGMQLYKAEIPGPVVDKLKPRISDTSKTLWKVYILLTALQVIFLAIGGMSIFDSINHAFCTMPSGGFSPKNLSIGFYNSAYFDIVIIIFMLITGINFSLHYRLISDGPLIYWKDPECRVFLSMIAALTVLITFDLYGTVYEGLFSSLRHAAFQVSSIITTTGFASTDFELWPSLSHMLLLVAMFLGGMAGSTAGGIKTMRVMLLVKHGYHEIFRVIHPHAVTTIKLNGRAVPQETLSSIWGFFTLYLMLFVASSILMNMLGLDMVSSFSSVAACIFNVGPGLGTVGPMDNYIGVPVIGKWVLIFCMLVGRLEIYTVLVLLTPEFWRK; translated from the coding sequence ATGAACCCGAACAGTGTTTTAAGATTTACAGGCATACTTATTATTTTTCTTGGCGCCTCCATGTGTCTTCCGCTCGGGGTCTCCCTGCTTGATGGTGATGGAAGCAGTCATGCCCTTGCATGGTCTATGTTCATTACCGTTGGTTCTGGTATCCTGATGTTACTGAGCACCAAAAAAAACAGGGTTGTGCATCTGAGCCACAGGGATGGCGTGGCGATCGTAACCTTCGGGTGGCTGGCCGCAGGGCTTTTTGGTGCATTACCATTTGTTATTTCAGGGGCTATTCCTGATTTTTCATCTGCCTGCTTTGAATCTGTTTCAGGGTTTACTACAACCGGTGCAACGGTTTTACAGAATATAGAGGGAGTTTCGCCCGGGATCATTCTCTGGCGAAGCCTTACCCAGTGGATCGGGGGCATGGGGATAATTGTGCTCTCGATAGCAATACTTCCATTCCTGGGTGTCGGAGGCATGCAGCTTTACAAGGCGGAGATACCAGGCCCTGTGGTGGACAAACTGAAGCCAAGGATATCTGATACCTCAAAGACACTCTGGAAGGTCTATATATTACTCACTGCGCTTCAGGTAATTTTTCTGGCTATTGGCGGCATGTCAATATTTGATTCTATAAACCATGCCTTCTGCACAATGCCATCCGGGGGGTTTTCTCCGAAAAACTTGAGTATTGGTTTTTATAACAGCGCCTACTTTGATATTGTAATTATCATTTTTATGCTCATCACCGGGATTAATTTTTCTCTTCACTACAGGTTAATATCTGACGGGCCTTTAATATACTGGAAGGACCCTGAATGCAGGGTCTTCCTCTCGATGATCGCAGCACTTACTGTACTCATCACCTTTGATCTCTATGGTACCGTCTATGAAGGCCTCTTCAGCTCTTTAAGGCATGCGGCTTTTCAGGTGAGTTCAATAATTACCACAACGGGGTTTGCCTCTACTGATTTCGAACTCTGGCCATCCCTTTCCCATATGCTACTTCTGGTCGCAATGTTCCTAGGCGGTATGGCAGGCTCCACTGCAGGCGGTATAAAAACCATGCGGGTGATGCTGCTTGTTAAGCATGGGTATCACGAGATATTCAGGGTAATTCACCCCCATGCGGTAACAACTATAAAACTTAACGGAAGGGCTGTGCCCCAGGAGACACTAAGCAGTATATGGGGGTTCTTCACCCTCTATCTCATGCTTTTTGTTGCCTCATCCATATTGATGAACATGCTCGGTCTTGACATGGTTTCTTCTTTTTCATCAGTGGCTGCATGTATTTTCAATGTTGGACCTGGCCTTGGCACTGTCGGGCCTATGGATAACTATATAGGCGTGCCGGTAATAGGCAAGTGGGTGCTGATCTTCTGCATGCTTGTAGGAAGGCTTGAGATTTATACGGTTCTTGTGCTGCTCACACCCGAGTTCTGGAGGAAATAA
- a CDS encoding DUF4416 family protein has protein sequence MSTPRESDRVKLITSLFSAEQELIDQVIIELKEAFGAVDVITPWLMFDRTRYYEKEMGWPLYRRFVTFRDLISPEGLVDRKLISNAIEERYTESGKRRINIDPGYICLERLVLATGKNYTHRIYLSKGIYADLTLVFNKGTFKALEWSYRDYADAESIGFFNIEREKYKNQLRGIEG, from the coding sequence ATGAGCACACCGAGAGAATCAGACAGGGTAAAACTTATAACAAGCCTCTTTTCTGCTGAGCAGGAGTTGATAGATCAGGTTATTATCGAACTTAAAGAGGCATTTGGCGCTGTTGATGTTATTACCCCCTGGCTCATGTTTGACCGCACAAGATATTATGAAAAAGAGATGGGCTGGCCCCTGTACCGCCGTTTTGTAACATTCAGGGATCTTATATCCCCTGAAGGGCTTGTGGATAGAAAACTGATCTCAAACGCTATTGAAGAGAGATACACAGAGAGCGGTAAAAGGCGGATAAACATAGACCCGGGTTACATCTGCCTTGAAAGACTCGTGCTTGCAACAGGCAAGAACTATACACACAGGATATATCTTTCCAAAGGCATATATGCAGACCTTACACTGGTATTTAACAAGGGCACGTTTAAAGCCCTTGAATGGTCATACAGGGATTATGCTGATGCAGAATCTATCGGGTTTTTTAATATTGAACGTGAAAAATATAAAAATCAGCTAAGGGGAATAGAAGGATAA
- the rfaE1 gene encoding D-glycero-beta-D-manno-heptose-7-phosphate kinase — protein sequence MRSINGKYSNKELIGYINRFPLSRVMIIGDIILDEYVWGDVARISPEAPVPVVDVTSETKRLGGATNVLNNIHSLGGKCIIYGVVGDDEYGGHLINRISELGISTKGIIVDNTRQTSIKTRVVARNQQVVRFDRETKRPIDQAIMKRLLKSIEEYLNGINAIIISDYGKGVVTSHMIKAVKEIVTGSDIVVAVDPKPENFRYYKGVDIITPNHHEAGRFCGFEITDDDSLIRAGEYILDKLKCRSVLITQGKDGMTLFEADAEPCHIPTVAQKVFDVSGAGDTVISTLSLGLASGMIKESAAFVSNFASGIVVGEVGTSTVTATQLKEAIRGHKKQRSNH from the coding sequence ATGCGCAGCATAAACGGGAAATACTCCAATAAAGAACTGATAGGATATATAAACAGATTCCCTTTAAGCAGGGTCATGATAATAGGGGATATAATCCTTGATGAATATGTATGGGGTGATGTTGCCCGGATTTCACCCGAGGCCCCGGTGCCGGTTGTAGATGTTACCAGCGAGACAAAAAGGCTCGGCGGTGCTACAAATGTATTGAACAATATTCATTCACTTGGAGGCAAATGCATAATCTACGGTGTGGTCGGAGATGATGAATATGGCGGTCACCTCATTAACCGGATCAGCGAACTTGGCATCAGCACAAAAGGAATAATTGTAGACAACACAAGGCAAACCAGCATCAAGACAAGGGTTGTTGCAAGAAACCAGCAGGTCGTAAGGTTTGACAGGGAGACAAAAAGGCCAATAGATCAGGCCATAATGAAAAGACTTCTCAAGTCAATAGAAGAGTATCTGAATGGTATCAACGCTATTATTATCTCCGATTATGGGAAGGGTGTTGTTACATCACACATGATAAAGGCGGTTAAAGAGATCGTTACCGGTTCGGATATTGTTGTTGCAGTTGATCCTAAGCCTGAAAATTTCAGGTATTACAAAGGGGTTGACATCATTACCCCCAATCATCATGAGGCCGGAAGATTCTGCGGTTTTGAAATAACAGATGATGATTCTCTTATTCGTGCAGGTGAATATATCCTTGATAAGCTTAAATGCCGGTCTGTGCTTATTACCCAGGGTAAAGACGGCATGACCCTTTTTGAAGCAGACGCAGAGCCATGCCATATACCCACAGTTGCACAGAAGGTCTTTGATGTATCAGGCGCAGGTGACACAGTGATAAGCACATTATCCCTTGGGCTTGCATCAGGGATGATAAAAGAATCAGCTGCCTTTGTCTCAAACTTTGCGTCAGGCATAGTGGTGGGCGAGGTTGGCACATCAACAGTTACCGCAACGCAGCTCAAAGAGGCCATAAGAGGCCATAAAAAACAAAGGTCTAATCACTGA
- the pspC gene encoding envelope stress response membrane protein PspC, whose amino-acid sequence MRGYDRYRYHRDRGAGFMKAHFSRDRFEGMFGGGLYRSRNGAIMGVCRGIAEHFDLSVFWVRFFTILLFVFTGFWPTGIIYFVLAFLLKPEPVVPISNMDEQEFYDSYLRSKEMATDRIKRRYSSLERRLQRLEHAVTTPEFDWESRLNNNQ is encoded by the coding sequence ATGAGAGGGTATGACAGATACAGATATCATAGAGACAGGGGGGCTGGATTTATGAAAGCGCATTTTTCAAGGGATCGTTTTGAAGGGATGTTTGGTGGAGGGTTGTACCGTTCACGTAATGGCGCAATAATGGGTGTATGCCGCGGTATAGCAGAACACTTTGACCTTTCTGTGTTCTGGGTGCGGTTTTTTACCATATTACTCTTTGTCTTTACCGGTTTCTGGCCAACCGGGATAATCTATTTTGTACTGGCATTTTTACTGAAGCCTGAGCCTGTTGTGCCGATCAGTAACATGGATGAGCAGGAGTTTTATGACAGCTATTTAAGGTCAAAAGAGATGGCAACTGATCGCATAAAGAGGCGTTACAGCAGCCTTGAAAGGCGGCTCCAGAGGCTTGAACATGCTGTTACAACCCCTGAATTTGATTGGGAGAGCAGACTTAACAATAACCAGTAA
- a CDS encoding YicC family protein, whose translation MLKSMTAYGRSDLELGNNLLTAEIKTLNNRYRDIILRLPATLQVYEEFIRAEISDRIKRGRVEVSMQITAGDETTCNLELNRPLLDAYSKIFNEINREFGTDERIKPEFFLQIRDAIIEKTAEPDPEELKSAISKLIGHTLDSLEIMRTNEGKALADDLDKRLALIKGYFLKIEERAPSVVTEYKEKLKNRIEVIAEGLEIDEARLAQEVALFAGRCDITEEIVRAGSHLKQFHTYMEMDDSVGRRLDFLIQELNREINTISSKASDSIISTCAVEVKAELEKIREQIQNIE comes from the coding sequence ATGTTAAAGAGTATGACAGCCTATGGCAGAAGCGATCTTGAACTTGGCAATAACCTGCTTACTGCTGAGATAAAGACGTTAAACAATCGTTACAGGGATATCATTCTCAGGCTGCCCGCCACATTGCAGGTGTATGAGGAGTTTATCAGGGCAGAGATATCTGACAGGATAAAAAGGGGTAGGGTCGAGGTATCTATGCAGATAACCGCGGGTGATGAGACAACCTGCAACCTTGAGCTTAACCGGCCCCTGCTTGATGCCTATAGTAAAATATTTAATGAGATCAACAGGGAATTTGGCACAGATGAAAGGATTAAGCCTGAATTCTTTTTACAGATCAGAGATGCAATAATAGAGAAAACAGCAGAGCCTGACCCCGAAGAGTTAAAGAGCGCCATTTCAAAACTTATAGGCCATACTCTTGACTCACTTGAAATCATGAGAACAAATGAAGGAAAGGCCCTTGCAGATGATCTTGATAAAAGGCTCGCCCTTATCAAGGGCTATTTTTTAAAGATAGAGGAAAGGGCACCATCTGTTGTCACAGAATACAAAGAAAAACTGAAAAACCGTATAGAGGTTATAGCTGAAGGGCTTGAGATTGATGAAGCCCGGCTTGCCCAGGAGGTAGCCCTTTTTGCAGGGAGGTGTGATATAACCGAAGAGATCGTGAGGGCAGGAAGTCATCTAAAGCAGTTTCACACATATATGGAGATGGATGATTCAGTCGGCAGGAGACTTGATTTCCTGATACAGGAATTAAATCGTGAGATAAACACAATCAGTTCCAAGGCATCTGACAGCATCATTTCAACCTGTGCCGTTGAGGTAAAGGCTGAGCTGGAAAAAATCAGAGAGCAGATACAGAACATAGAATAA
- the trkA gene encoding Trk system potassium transporter TrkA: protein MKIIIVGAGEVGFHCAQKLSEEGQDVVLIDKDPAKIKQLTDNLDVQAVIGSGTSPGTLKTAGIVDADMLVAATDSDEANLIACLLARNLNRYILKVARVRNREYLDEKELFGEELLGVDQIINPETAMVETIMNLMTVPGASDVINFVDGKVKLIGFTIRKDSHLAGRQLSTLSNSYGNLLIGAIIRDEKVLIPQGKDTIQTGDLLYMVIKADEISRAYNFLGIVDKEVKDIMITGGGETGLALGKSLEGTRLHTKIIEKDSPRCTFLSEQLEKAVIICGDGTDKDLLFEENIGEMDFLMALTGDEENNVLMSLLAREMGVKKIITRISKLSYIPLVSAIGIDTVVSPRLSAVRAILQYIRKGKVISVAPLKGEHAEAIEVEALETSDIVDRPISQIKFPKGALVGAVIRGGEVIIPTGSTVIQSNDRLIFFALKEVVPKLEKLLTVKLDYF, encoded by the coding sequence TTGAAGATAATAATAGTAGGGGCAGGTGAGGTCGGTTTCCATTGCGCCCAGAAGCTCTCCGAGGAGGGGCAGGATGTTGTGCTTATTGATAAGGATCCTGCAAAGATAAAACAGCTCACTGATAATCTTGATGTCCAGGCCGTAATAGGTTCCGGCACAAGCCCCGGCACACTTAAAACAGCGGGCATAGTTGATGCGGACATGCTTGTGGCGGCTACTGACAGCGATGAGGCAAACCTGATAGCATGCCTTCTGGCAAGAAATCTCAATAGATACATATTGAAGGTAGCGAGGGTAAGAAACAGGGAATACCTTGATGAAAAGGAGCTTTTCGGCGAAGAGTTGCTGGGGGTTGACCAGATTATCAACCCTGAAACCGCAATGGTTGAGACAATAATGAACCTGATGACAGTGCCCGGGGCATCAGATGTAATAAATTTTGTGGATGGCAAGGTCAAACTTATAGGCTTTACAATCAGGAAGGATTCACATCTTGCAGGCCGCCAGCTTTCCACGTTAAGCAATTCATATGGTAATCTGCTTATCGGCGCAATAATCAGGGATGAAAAGGTGCTCATCCCTCAGGGTAAAGACACAATACAGACAGGTGACCTCCTCTACATGGTTATAAAGGCGGATGAGATCAGCAGGGCATATAATTTTCTTGGTATAGTTGATAAAGAGGTAAAAGATATCATGATAACCGGGGGAGGGGAGACAGGTCTTGCCCTGGGAAAGTCACTGGAGGGTACAAGGCTTCATACAAAGATAATAGAAAAAGACAGCCCCAGATGCACATTCCTGTCAGAACAGCTTGAAAAGGCTGTTATCATATGCGGTGACGGTACAGATAAGGATCTTCTCTTTGAAGAGAATATAGGGGAAATGGATTTTCTGATGGCCCTTACAGGTGATGAAGAGAACAATGTCCTGATGTCGCTTCTTGCCAGAGAGATGGGTGTGAAGAAGATTATAACCAGGATAAGCAAGCTCAGTTATATACCCCTTGTATCTGCAATCGGTATTGACACGGTTGTAAGCCCGAGGCTCTCAGCTGTACGGGCTATCCTTCAGTATATAAGAAAGGGGAAGGTTATATCGGTCGCTCCACTTAAGGGCGAGCATGCAGAGGCCATTGAGGTAGAGGCTCTTGAAACATCCGATATCGTAGACAGACCGATATCACAGATAAAATTTCCCAAGGGCGCCCTGGTCGGTGCAGTAATAAGGGGTGGTGAGGTTATAATACCTACAGGAAGCACAGTGATACAGAGTAATGACCGGCTAATCTTTTTTGCGCTTAAGGAGGTTGTGCCGAAGCTGGAAAAACTCCTCACCGTTAAACTGGACTATTTCTGA
- a CDS encoding phage-shock protein, translating to MGALEAVVVLGIVLIFFVVICSTIVIMVKMLKGGASSKGQKANGDEARMIQEIYQGLARMEERVESLETILMERERARKENNK from the coding sequence ATGGGGGCTCTTGAGGCAGTAGTCGTACTGGGAATCGTGTTAATTTTCTTTGTGGTGATATGCAGTACCATTGTAATTATGGTTAAAATGCTTAAGGGCGGTGCTTCATCAAAAGGGCAGAAGGCCAATGGTGATGAGGCAAGGATGATTCAGGAGATATACCAGGGGCTAGCCAGGATGGAAGAACGCGTTGAGTCCCTTGAAACCATTCTTATGGAAAGGGAAAGAGCAAGAAAGGAAAATAACAAATGA